Proteins encoded together in one Piliocolobus tephrosceles isolate RC106 chromosome 15, ASM277652v3, whole genome shotgun sequence window:
- the LOC111528207 gene encoding zinc finger matrin-type protein 1-like translates to MENSKTSDSFQHELEDYIRKQKARGLQPTLCFIKVKEGSAYQERGPTEPRGPEQQGLPFWRPHLFPASLERLRTVESRVPPWPKIPYAPRRLESVNHSQENQDCFFKHRWLLSPSGQGENTGVCGTQGREGSCCLFWEPRGSAQQAGHGDRGCGDRGLRRRHGEVGGRGAAGEEPKRKHRGKGDSHKGNRGRRKAEGASGSAERPRRSKRNHQGRDTPKDARSGREKKGPGREGPEEERDLWDEAILGSCY, encoded by the coding sequence ATGGAAAATTCTAAGACTTCTGACTCTTTTCAACATGAACTGGAGGATTATATTAGAAAGCAGAAAGCCAGAGGATTGCAACCAACACTTTGCTTTATAAAGGTGAAGGAGGGCTCCGCCTACCAAGAAAGGGGCCCCACTGAGCCTCGGGGGCCGGAGCAGCAGGGACTCCCCTTCTGGAGACCCCACCTGTTCCCCGCTTCCTTGGAAAGACTGAGGACCGTGGAAAGCCGGGTACCTCCCTGGCCTAAAATTCCTTATGCTCCACGAAGACTGGAATCTGTAAACCACAGTCAAGAGAATCAGGACTGTTTCTTCAAACACCGGTGGCTTCTAAGCCCATCTGGGCAGGGAGAGAACACAGGCGTCTGCGGGACGCAGGGCAGGGAAGGTTCCTGTTGCCTCTTCTGGGAGCCCCGCGGCAGCGCCCAGCAGGCGGGCCATGGGGACAGAGGCTGTGGGGACCGAGGCCTGAGGAGGAGGCACGGGGAGGTGGGAGGACGAGGAGCGGCCGGGGAGGAGCCCAAGAGGAAGCACCGCGGGAAGGGAGACTCACACAAAGGGAACAGGGGCAGGAGAAAGGCTGAGGGTGCCTCAGGCAGTGCAGAGAGACCCAGACGCAGCAAGAGGAATCACCAGGGTCGGGACACCCCAAAAGATGCGAGGTCCGGGAGAGAGAAGAAGGGGCCAGGCAGGGAAGGCCCCGAGGAGGAGAGGGACCTGTGGGATGAAGCCATCCTTGGCAGTTGTTACTGA